The DNA segment GGAGTCGAGATCGGAAATCGAGGCCGTTATGCGATCGGCGAACCTTCCGTTCGCCGTGACGCACCTGACCGATCGTCGGTCGAACCCGTTCGGACTGACGCCGCCGTTCGACCGCAGTGACGAATCGGCCGTCCCCGCCGTCTTCGGATACGGCGATCCCAACGCGGATTTTCACGTGATCGGTGATCGTCCCGGCGTCCACGGCGGTTCGACGTCCGGGATTCCGTTCGCACTCGGGAGGCGGGAGACGCCGCTCACCTCGCTCCTTCGGTCGGTCGACTTCCTGTCAGACGATGCGGACGGACCCCACCTCGACGATTGTTTTCTGAGCTACATCCACATGTGTACCCTTCCAGCCGGCACGGAGCCGACCGCGGACTCGTACGCACGACTCGAACGCTTCTTCGACGCGGAACTTCGGGCGGTCAACGCGCACGTCCTCGTCCCGATCGGACGGCGTGCAACGGCACGCGTCGTCGAATCGTACACGACCCGACGAACACGAATCGAACTGGACATGGACGCGCTGCACGCGACGGAGATACGCGGTCGAGGCTTTCTCGTCGTTCCGTTGGCGGATCCTGATCGGTGGGACGAGTCCCTGGTGGCGAGAGCGTCCGATCGATTCGAGTCGATCCTGTCCAGCGACTACCGTCAGACGAAGGGAGTCGCCACCACGGTCGGGTGACGCGGACGAGGCAACCGATCGGTCACACGTCGCGACGAGGAGTGAGCGGACGGTGACCGTTGTCGCCGGCTCAGACGCCGATACGGCGCCGGACGACAATCCTGACGGGGAGTCCGAGCGCACCGAGGAGGGGAACGACGACGAGCGCCACCAGTTCGATCGGTCCGAAGGCGAGCTCTATCGTGCCGGCGACGAGGACGGCGACCGGCGCCGAGACCAGGAGCAGATAGACGTAGGACGGAGACCAGCCTGGCAACCGACGTGAGTGATAGATCACCACGCCGAAGAGCAGTGGAAGGAGGAGCGATCCGGCGAGTAAGACGCCGCCAGCGAGTGTGCTGGTTACGCCCACGACGAGTGCGAGGAGGATCGTCTCGTCGATCGTCACCGGTCCGAGGAGGCTGCCACGTCGTGTGTGGCGCCACCCGAGGAGCAGCGCAATCGTCCCGACGATCGCTCCGGCGAGTACGGCGTACCAGAGCTGGCGAGCGATCGGTGGCGTGACCGGCTCCGTGGCCCCTACGTACGAAATTGCGCCGGTAAGACCGTCGCTGGCGGAGACGAGTGCGTCGTAGTCGACCCCCGATGTGCGAAGCGTCTCCCAGATATCGCCGAACGCGTCACTGTTGGCGCGACCGTACTGAATCAGCCCGAGCAGGTACACCAGCGTGCCAGTCCAGAGGAGCGGGCCGGCGACGTTTATAGAGCGCCACCACCGGAGGAGCTCTGAAAGACGATCGTGCGGAGATCGGACGACGCGGCGGCCGATGCCCGTGGAGGAGCCGATGCCCGCGGAAGACCCGACGTTCGAACCCGAACCGCGTCCAGATCCGGTCGACGAGGCGGATGCGTCGCCAGTTCGAGCATCT comes from the Halovivax cerinus genome and includes:
- a CDS encoding uracil-DNA glycosylase family protein, translating into MTHLTDRRSNPFGLTPPFDRSDESAVPAVFGYGDPNADFHVIGDRPGVHGGSTSGIPFALGRRETPLTSLLRSVDFLSDDADGPHLDDCFLSYIHMCTLPAGTEPTADSYARLERFFDAELRAVNAHVLVPIGRRATARVVESYTTRRTRIELDMDALHATEIRGRGFLVVPLADPDRWDESLVARASDRFESILSSDYRQTKGVATTVG
- a CDS encoding J domain-containing protein yields the protein MTEDFYDLLDVPPDATQDEIKAAFREQVRIYHPDLNDDERAQAQFTALKTAYDVLGDPVERRAYDRLGHVDYVAKRTSGLPSPDKWATDDADGSSSVGDSTVRTESTSWGSSAGADARTGDASASSTGSGRGSGSNVGSSAGIGSSTGIGRRVVRSPHDRLSELLRWWRSINVAGPLLWTGTLVYLLGLIQYGRANSDAFGDIWETLRTSGVDYDALVSASDGLTGAISYVGATEPVTPPIARQLWYAVLAGAIVGTIALLLGWRHTRRGSLLGPVTIDETILLALVVGVTSTLAGGVLLAGSLLLPLLFGVVIYHSRRLPGWSPSYVYLLLVSAPVAVLVAGTIELAFGPIELVALVVVPLLGALGLPVRIVVRRRIGV